The Mytilus galloprovincialis chromosome 3, xbMytGall1.hap1.1, whole genome shotgun sequence genomic interval TGAATTTTTACAATTGACAGAATACCCCTTATATTCCAAGTTTTGCAATCAATATACATAACAGAGTTAAATCAAATGtggaattttatgtgactgtcttACAAGTGAGACGTTAAGCTAGCTAGCTAACCATAAAACCaagttaaatccaccattttctacataagaaaatgactgttccaaatcaggaatatgaaaattgttaatcatttgtttgatgtgtttgagcttttgattttgccatttgattaaggacttactgtttttaattttgtgcagtgtttggtatttttgttattttaattttcatttatttccataTGTATAGTTTTTTGGGGGTTTGGTAAAAACTGTATTGTTTCATACTTGATTTCATGCTTTTCAAAGTTCTGCATACAAGATAACAAaacagatgctccacagggcgcagctttatacgaccgcagaggttgaaccctgaacggttcgggcaagtatggacaagataacaaaaaaatttaatttgataaatatttgagtttacctacattgtatatacatggaatccaaaaaataaatgtgtacccaataaataaaaaaaaatccacaattcTTACTTCTTCAATATCATTTTCCTTGAATTTATAATTAGCAGCCTCTGCAATGtctttgacttttttttcaatatcatcTACAGTTGGTAAAGTTAGACCTCCTAACAACATGGCttctttccatttaaagaatTCTGAATCTGTGTAGTCTTGGTTTGATACAAACTCTAATCGGTAAACCCTTTCTGAATGACCATGTCTGCAAAATAATAGGTATATCAGTTAGTCTAATCATATAACCCTTTCTGAATGACGATGATGacctagattttttttaaatttcatctatgtaattataaaatttctGTCTTTTCAGAAAGATGATGGAAGTTTCAGAAAGAGGAAATAATCCAATAAATTATTAACATATTCTCTTTTTAATTATGGGACATGTACAGCACATATATCTTACCAATGATTATGAAACCCTAATCTAgtaagaaactagaggctctttagaccctgtgtcgctcactttggtctatgtgcatattaaacaaattacatagatggattcatgacaaaattgtgttttggtgatggtgatgtgtttgtagatcttactttactgaacattcttgctacttaccattttctccatctataataaacttggccctttcgttacagaggaaaatattttgtaaaaatttacaaaatttaccaaattaatgaacatgatgaaaattattaaaaattgactataaagcgCAATAActcaaggggtcaactgaccatttaggtcatgttgatttatttgtagatcttactttgctaaacattactgctgtttacagttcatctctatctataatagtattcaagataataaccaaaaatagcaaaatttctttaaaaattaccatttggggggcagcaacccaacaaccagttgtccaattcatctgaaaattgcagggcagatagatattgacttgataaacaatttcactacTGGTCAAATTTGGTTTGGTTTccgagttataagccaaaatctacattttacccatatgttctatttctagccatggcggacatcttggttggttggccgggtcaccggacacattttttaaactagagtccccaatgatgattgtggtcaagtttggttaaatttggcctagtagtttcagaggagaagatttttgaaaaagttaacgacgacggatgacagacgccaagtgatgagaaaagctcacttggtggccctttgggccaggtgagctaaaaaatagaTGAAGATTTATCCATTGCTGTTACAAAAATTGTCtcctaaatacatgtacatttatatcaCATTCTACATTATTTTATGCAATACCTTAATTTTAAACCTTTATTTGTTCTAGTTGTCCCTAATTGGTAAACCTTTGCAGTTTCTACAACATCTATTATCTCTGCTACCTGAAATTAAAGACATAAGAATCAAACTATCAAACAAACATCTGTACTATCATTTCGTTAAACTGTGTGTGTTTCAGAATTAAGATGCATGTGGGACATGGAAAGCATTTTAAAAAGACCCTTACCTTTCATTTCACCTCTTGAAAGAAATTTTTAAGGAAAACAGAACCATCCACTTTGAGTGTCTTCCTCGTCGCCAACCATGATAAATTTGGGAACAGCCCTATTTCATAATTCTTACTTTTTCAGAAGGTGATGATAAGTTAATGAATTAACTTGCAGAATATTTAGAACCTTGTTTTATCATTCCACTTTTTGACTTGGTCAATGCCACCCTTTCAGAGCAAAGAGCAAAAATGCCAGTGCCTCTTTATATCTACGCCTACAATAATCTTACAAATCTACAGAATTTGCACATACCCTATATACAGCTCTGCCTTCATGATTTCCTATACCAATCCTTACATAACAACCTTGCACAGTTTTCCTGAAGAAAGGCATATGTACCCATCTACAAAAAAGATCAAATAAGTTACTACACTATATCATAAGTATCACATATATACTGTGGTTTCAAAAATAGGTACTAATTTTCTTTCGTTTTTAGATTATATCAGTATAACTGAACCATTTATTTAAGACTAATGGATCACAGTGAAAGATAAAATCCTACTGCTAAATACTTATTCTGCATTTAAAGAAGTCTAACCAATTTTATCAGAATTTCAATTTTGGTGGTGAAGTcctttaaataaagaattgataattttgacttttttgcgaAATATTTGTCATATAAAAAATCAACTGCAAAAAATTGTTGGTTATAACAGACTATAAATGTAGGACTTGGAGGTACAATGGTATTTCAGAGTACCATCCCCAATTCAGagtccaaatatatattattcaaCTTGTGACAATTATAATGGAACAGTATAGGTTAATGTGAAGTACAATTTATGTCCAAAAACCCTTAGAATAATGCAGTACATACCTCTCTATTTTATGCCGAGACAGTCTGACCTTTTGCATTTGTTCCTTTGTAGATACATACTGGACTTTTTTCTTTGATCGCTGGTAATTATAATATCTACAATGAATAAGACAAGTTTGTGTTATCTaagtttaaagtcatatgaaacgagtgagtggtgaaaaataatgtttatccaattcttgaaccaatgcatgaatatatcataaacttagtcctctgtgcacgatttttaaaaaattttacgCAAATACTGTATATCGtttaatcgtcattttttttctctctgtctgttatgatttaacaaatatggctgctcattaaatgccgtgttttaaagccgaagtttaccaattgtcaccttatagtaaacaaataacaagaaGCATGGccattgagcacgtgtttaacatgtacaatcagataattgtttattttaatgacagatccatgcgtattgcgatcaccggatttttacgaggagggttaagctcaggtcactatgcatacggaaaatatgttggCGAATttcttcctggaagcaagcaattaaaaataagtaaacttcttctaaatgtggacaaattgaagaattttcctcagaaaaaagtatatgtacataagttgtatagtgaaaactatccatttagttataaaaaacatgtgcataattattttttaatttgaggtttcttatgacttttaaGTTGGAACTTATCTGAAACCTCGGGGGAAATGCCAAATTCGGTGTCAACAGATATTCTTGAAAGATGAAATTCCAtagtttaaatttcaatgataaaGATAGACCCTCAACACACTCTGTCcgtttaattttatatataatatttagtgtAATGAAGATTTTTTCAGGTCTTTAACATTTCATGGAACTGAAATCCCCCTCAATTATCTGCAATAACTagcagtaaaaataaaattaaaaaaaaagtgacaaaatttcATACACAATCATTAGGCAGCACTGATTTTTAGATCTAAAAAACTTTAAGGGAAGGACATGCTGACAGAAAAAGAGACATAAACTATTCTACCCCACTCCTTCTGAGCAGGGGTATAGCTACCCAATTATCTCTGTGTTCAATAACTCAGACACTTACTCATTTTCTGATTGTGACCCCTCATCTGATGACCGTTCACCACTAGATGATTCCGATTCCGATTTTGTTTCATGGACCTCCATTTTACTCTCTTTACGAACATCGTCCTCATTTTCGTCATTATCATCGTCTTCATCCTCATCATCAGAGTAAATATCATCAGCTTTCAGcgtctttttccttttttcttctaatttcttttgttttgtgGCCTCTTCTGTAAACAACACTCATAGACTTCAACAACACCatttaattttctaaatatacttaAATTCTAAATAATCAAATAAACTTTTGAGGCTACAGAACACACCAAGTTATTCTATTGAATAATCATCTAAAGACTACTTTATGATGCTAATAATTACAAGTGATGCACTCTTCAATTTCTTTTAATATACTTTTACAGAAAGTCACATTTAAAGGTGTCATCATCATTCACCTGCGACCGTTTGTTTTTACATCATATTCTCAACAAGATTAAGGTAATGTAAAATTCCACATGGTGTGTTTACCTTAAATCTCTTGCAATGGAAGATAACAAACAAAGATGAATCTTTTGATGAAAAACAGCTTGCTATGTGATTTGGGTTTTTTGCCATTGTTGAAAGATATACATTGACCTTTATTTGTTAACTTCtacaaagttgaaaagaaaatgtaaacatGCACATTTAAATAATTTGAGTGCTTCCCCTCTCCCATCTAATACAGTTTGTAACAATTAATCCTATAACAAACCTTGTCTCTTCTTTTCTTCTCTTTTTGCCTTTATTTCTTTGAGGACAGAAAATTTTCCTGAATCTTTTTTCTCTTCAATATTTTTCCGTCTTTCTTTACTCCTTTGACTTGTGGACCTGTCTAACAAAGACTCAGCAAACTGcttgtcttttttcttttgttgttgttttttggcCTGTCGTAGTTTCTTTTCTATATCAAATCTGTAAGAGGAAGATTAATTTATCATCACTATGAAGTTAaaggactactaacacaaaggttcctggttcgattcccattcgggatgaaaatttcagggatttaaTTGTCAGCTCTCCtttgacaccatttgcaagtatggtcttgaggaaacaacGATAGTCAATCGGAAAggaacgataaatggctgacctgtgttaagagaaagtcatatctcttgcacgttaaagacacccttgtagatttagaaaaagagcaggataatgccgctacaaggcagcactggCACCtgaaaagtggaaagggattaaaaTAAGTTGCAAACCTTGTTTCCCAATCAACTAACAATTACCAAAGACTGAATTTTTTTCCATACTCATTTTCTTCTGTTCTTTTTCTGAATATTTTACTTTGTCAAACCATTATATTATAGATTATTTTCACCCACAAAATCCTACCTTGTTTTCAAAGCTTCTCTTCTCTCGATTCTGTTATACAAAATTTGTTCTCTTtctttttctgtcattttttcAAGGCGTAATCGATCTTCTTCATCTCCGATTAAGTTTTCATCATAGCCATCGTTGAATGTCTCTTTATCAGATTCGTAGTCAGACCCAGAGTTACCACCTGCGCTGTCAGACTCTGACACTTCACCTATAATAAAGCACAATATACTGCCTTTTTACACAGGATTATCACATTAAAAATAATACTACAATAAGAATGAAACTAAATGTCTATGAgacaattaaacaaaaatagaaGATCAACGTATTGCTTACAAACATGGTAAAGTTCCTAAATCAAAGGCAATAAACAAGCTTTATATCCCATAGTAGTCAAGATGTGAAGCTATTCAATGAAAATTAATTGACCTGACAATATTTTCTCAATGCTTTCATAATTTGGCCAACTTTTCCATACTAATGTTgctttcttttgtgttttttttcttctactaTTGTAAAAGAAAGactttaatctttttttatttctatcttaattttaaatatgtttggaATGTAATGATCTTTTGGAACATTGGTGTTCTTCTGCCAAATACACGAGTATGATCAtaggtaggagtgtaaaacttccCTTGTGTTTTAATTTAGGACAGCTTTTCTTACATTCCTGAATAATTAtgaaaggagtaagttcggtaagggccatatttggccccaattataaagttcatagttacaagacaataaatgctttaagttgccttaaagacatgtgagaaagttaaacagaactgtttttgtcaaagttcaattctaacacgttgatttttacatcccaaaaaggtcaagataagggatttttgtgaaatttgacaaaatcagctggatttcaaccaaataaaggaccaggaaacatagagcgcaggcgtcgacaagcctaatattcaaataagacatgtgaaatgtcttcacaaacattattttaatagatctttgttgtcgacttATGCGCTCTACAGTACGCCCAGAGAGTTTGTAATCGCGAACTTTTATCACCGATTTCCGAGTGTAGCGGTGTGACACCGCGAATCACGGATTCtactcccaatttcctccaaagattctctcccaacaccgcgtggctgttaattggtttattgcccatcggatgaactgaaaattaatgacgcgtgacaacataatcggattagccagatttattacctttgtacatttaatcgatcttgattgcacctgtgtgctttaaaatacgttatttaaatgtccattcattgtcagataaaagtgtgacatttttatttaaaataagataattattcttgtatgtatatgcccatgtcattgtcatatgaaataaaacgtaaaaacgtataaaaatacgaataaaacacttatttagtattttcattatagtccgatcaggtcataatttttgttttttcaacaaagatgattttaccacaattagaaccttttatgacctactcagtgagcaatatccggttcattaatagttcaatattatataattaatatcaactggcttaaaacaaaattatgtttttacgGTAATTTGTCCAATCTAAATCAAACCCTAGAGTTAATTTATCGGACCAACAAGTGAActctgttactttcaatttattttgaaatgtaaaatattatgtttcactacctcggtagattaccgacttgaaatatttgaatttaaaaaagaaactgtaaagtgacaaatagttttgtatgcaatgtggcagccctatattcataaatactgagaTAATTCCCCGCccagacacaacacaataatcacaaccttatttaattatatgaagaaataaaatcatttgttttttatctgttatgatctgttattgatcttttattatttaaaataaaattggattggCGCAACCCGTATTTTACTGCTCGTTAAAAGTCCTcggcgaaatataaaaagaagtatttcaacaATTCATACTATAGAATTccgaatattaaaatgaaattaataaaatatatcgtacaagaaagaaatatgtaaaaaaaaatgtggatcggATTTTTACGATCGACACATTTTCACAGAGGATCTCTACCAACGCCCATCAGGAACTGAACGACATGCATCCTGTTTTCATCTACCATTAATgtatagtgttgactatggaAGTATAAATAATGTCCAGGTTTATGTCCTCTGTTGACTGAGAAACGTATAAATAAAAGGCTGATGTTCGTTTATTCAGAAAAGGAATAAAATTTAGAATccggttaatcaattgtaaaaggaccttcTAGAGCCTCAATCTTAACGCACACAAATGTCAATCATTTCAAAGCAAGTTTAAACCTTCAATGAATTTTCACACGGTTAtccagaaaggtcacctgagtttactgttacatgatactatttcccgccaaataaaaatctcgtggacaaaattgatgtcactatttttagcattcaatattgtgaGCGAAGTCAAGTTCAAGCTCAACCACGCACTGTTGATCACTGAGATGCGTGTCGTCTTCCCAcggcaattaattgttttaaaaatatttaaagatcactgttctaaatacaacactaaagtttacattcattgtgcgtaaatgaatattatgcaacgacgagttgatgcagctatagaagtattcctgttgtagccgaaatgtattatatcctaaagtaatgctaatcgtgaagagaaaatgccgtagacttattaagaataacgaatggtgaatagtattttcttttttacttgcatatacaagttttaagaCACGTAATTTTCTTTAAACTCACTGCTCACATTTTATACCTTCAGCGTTAGTTTCCGTTTATTTTCACGCAAGTATGTCTCTTTTCGTAAGTTATATCAATTACCGATAAATAAAAAACGAGGTCATAatcaagtatagatttttttttataaaactttaatgcaattgaaagcattaacaacaacgttttggattttaaaacttttattttgtaatcgtaaaatggaaatggcgtagaattattagcataacagatagtgaataatattttcttttttacttgtagtataaaaaactttgagacgtgtaatttttctttaaactgccctcatttattcagcgttagtctccgtttattgttgcacaattatatctcttttagtaaattaaatatttatttactgataaaaaaacggaagtcaaaatcaaatatagttgtttaaaaacttgattaaaatgtacagtgtaattgaaagaattaacaacaacgttttgctttttattttaatctttcatttgtttcaagcaatcagatataacctgataatcaatagacaggaaatacaatt includes:
- the LOC143069556 gene encoding RNA polymerase-associated protein RTF1 homolog isoform X2, with the protein product MSKRKKSAALIDSDSEESDSGSNIDEDLKALAKSKRKRPNSESQNSAAASQSDSDSETSESDDDWTVNGKGKKKKKKGKAAKKNSRKSSALSSSESEAESEKHVSEPEEGEVSESDSAGGNSGSDYESDKETFNDGYDENLIGDEEDRLRLEKMTEKEREQILYNRIERREALKTRFDIEKKLRQAKKQQQKKKDKQFAESLLDRSTSQRSKERRKNIEEKKDSGKFSVLKEIKAKREEKKRQEEATKQKKLEEKRKKTLKADDIYSDDEDEDDDNDENEDDVRKESKMEVHETKSESESSSGERSSDEGSQSENEYYNYQRSKKKVQYVSTKEQMQKVRLSRHKIERWVHMPFFRKTVQGCYVRIGIGNHEGRAVYRVAEIIDVVETAKVYQLGTTRTNKGLKLRHGHSERVYRLEFVSNQDYTDSEFFKWKEAMLLGGLTLPTVDDIEKKVKDIAEAANYKFKENDIEEIVAEKQRFKKNPHNYAVKKTALLKQKEMADMEGNVDQQGKLQQELEDLEERATELDRRRSQKINSISYINQRNRQRNMIESEEACKVEVEEMKNKVADPFTRRQCRPTMVTKVGSQAKEPLKEAKEGQLKNESPSLNHKIPSLKISPLKNPDKKQQDLFADHDFDITIDLDVTSSAPSMIVNKTSETSREGAAPKRSLNLAEYKKKKGLI
- the LOC143069556 gene encoding RNA polymerase-associated protein RTF1 homolog isoform X1, whose protein sequence is MSKRKKSAALIDSDSEESDSGSNIDEDLKALAKSKRKRPNSESQNSAAASQSDSDSETSESDDDWTVNGKGKKKKKKGKAAKKNSRKSSALSSSESEAESEKHVSEPEEGEVSESDSAGGNSGSDYESDKETFNDGYDENLIGDEEDRLRLEKMTEKEREQILYNRIERREALKTRFDIEKKLRQAKKQQQKKKDKQFAESLLDRSTSQRSKERRKNIEEKKDSGKFSVLKEIKAKREEKKRQEEATKQKKLEEKRKKTLKADDIYSDDEDEDDDNDENEDDVRKESKMEVHETKSESESSSGERSSDEGSQSENEYYNYQRSKKKVQYVSTKEQMQKVRLSRHKIERWVHMPFFRKTVQGCYVRIGIGNHEGRAVYRVAEIIDVVETAKVYQLGTTRTNKGLKLRHGHSERVYRLEFVSNQDYTDSEFFKWKEAMLLGGLTLPTVDDIEKKVKDIAEAANYKFKENDIEEIVAEKQRFKKNPHNYAVKKTALLKQKEMADMEGNVDQQGKLQQELEDLEERATELDRRRSQKINSISYINQRNRQRNMIESEEACKVEVEEMKNKVADPFTRRQCRPTMVTKVGSQAKEPLKEAKEGQLKNESPSLNHKIPSLKAEDHRDHRKISPLKNPDKKQQDLFADHDFDITIDLDVTSSAPSMIVNKTSETSREGAAPKRSLNLAEYKKKKGLI